A genomic region of Colletotrichum destructivum chromosome 1, complete sequence contains the following coding sequences:
- a CDS encoding Putative coronin, WD40/YVTN repeat-like-containing domain superfamily, with protein MAGRFVRASKYRHVFGKPTRKEFCYDNLRISRNAWDTNLVKANPDYLSVNWEAGGGGAFAVIPLGETGKVPDQIPLFRGHTATVLDTDWNPFNDRVIASGSEDGKVFIWQVPENFTLYTDAEEPADVSPVGKLAGHSRKVGQVQFNPAAENILASASGDFTIKLWDINSGSSTHTLKHNDIVQSLSWNASGSMLVTTSRDKKIRVWDVRAEKPVHEAPGHPGAKNSRAVWMGEHNRFATAGFSRMSERQLALWEPGRNEPIGGFSMLDSISGVIMPFWDDGSNCLYLAGKGDGNIRYYEYENDKFEYLSEYKSAEPQRGIAFVPRRGINVHENEVMRAYKTVNDTYIEPISFTVPRRAETFQSDIFPPASGLKPAVSAKEWLEGKEGIPTKIDLESVYEGTAPKEVASDYKPPVIASAPTPAAKPVPKPAPAPEPTPVARSPPPSMKEQQASISNMASKFKDNEPAELEDDDDDNSSFEEVQRPAQRAAAPAAAPAPARVEPAKIPPPIKAASPPQIKSPPAQQSPVKPASANSPASSTHIESSLDQIRQMLEQQTKLINKQNDKISQLSAEVEGLKRKVNAGGSQDQSERIRQLELELEAARS; from the exons ATGGCGGGCCGCTTTGTGCGAGCGTCGAAATATC GACACGTCTTTGGCAAGCCGACCCGCAAGGAGTTCTGCTATGACAACCTTCGCATTAGCCGAAATGCATGGGACACCAACTTGGTGAAG GCCAACCCCGACTATCTCTCGGTCAATTGGgaagctggcggcggcggcgccttcgccgtcatccCTCTCGGCGAGACGGGCAAGGTCCCCGACCAAATCCCGCTGTTTCGCGGCCATACTGCCACCGTCCTGGATACCGACTG GAACCCTTTCAACGACCGCGTCATCGCGTCCGGTTCCGAGGATGGGAAGGTCTTCATCTGGCAGGTCCCTGAGAACTTCACCCTCTACACGGATGCCGAGGAACCCGCCGACGTCTCTCCCGTCGGCAAGCTCGCCGGCCACTCGAG AAAGGTTGGCCAGGTCCAGTTCAACCCCGCTGCCGAGAACATCCTTGCGTCCGCGTCCGGCGACTTCACGATCAAGCTGTGGGACATCAACAGCGGCTCGTCTACCCACACCCTGAAGCACAACGACATTGTGCAGAGCCTGTCGTGGAACGCCAGTGGTTCGATGCTGGTGACGACGTCTCGCGACAAGAAGATCCGCGTGTGGGATGTGCGCGCCGAGAAGCCAGTCCACGAGGCCCCTGGCCACCCAGGCGCCAAGAACAGCAGAGCCGTGTGGATGGGCGAGCACAACCGTTTCGCCACCGCCGGTTTCTCGCGCATGAGTGAGCGTCAGCTCGCCCTGTGGGAGCCCGGTCGCAATGAGCCCATTGGAGGCTTCTCCATGCTGGATTCGATCTCGGGTGTCATTATGCCTTTCTGGG ACGACGGATCCAACTGCTTGTATCTTGCCGGCAAGGG TGACGGCAACATCCGCTACTACGAGTACGAAAACGACAAGTTCGAGTACCTGAGCGAGTACAAGTCCGCCGAGCCCCAGAGAGGCATTGCCTTCGTTCCCCGCCGCGGCATTAAC GTGCACGAGAACGAGGTCATGAGAGCTTACAAGACGGTCAACGATACCTACATCGAGCCCATCTCCTTCACCGTCCCCCGGAGAGCCGAGACCTTCCAGTCCGACATCTTTCCCCCCGCTTCTGGTCTCAAGCCTGCCGTTAGCGCTAAGGAGTGGctcgagggcaaggagggcatTCCCACCAAGATCGACCTCGAAAGCGTGTATGAGGGTACTGCTCCCAAGGAGGTTGCCTCTGACTACAAGCCCCCTGTGATTGCCTCTGCTCCCACGCCAGCTGCCAAGCCTGTGCCGAAGCCCGCTCCTGCTCCGGAGCCTACCCCGGTTGcgcgctcgccgccgccttcgatgaaggagcagcaggcctccatctccaacatgGCGTCCAAGTTCAAGGACAACGAGCCTGCTGAGcttgaggatgacgatgatgacaaCTCTAGTTTCGAGGAGGTGCAGAGACCAGCTCAgcgcgctgctgctcctgcggCTGCCCCTGCCCCTGCCCGTGTTGAGCCCGCCAAGATCCCTCCCCCTATTAAGGCTGCCTCCCCCCCTCAGATCAAGTCGCCTCCCGCCCAGCAGTCGCCTGTCAAGCCAGCATCGGCCAACTCGCCTGCATCCTCGACACACATCGAGTCATCCCTGGATCAGATTAGACAGATGCTTGAGCAGCAGaccaagctcatcaacaagcaGAATGACAAAATTAGCCAGCTTTCGGCTGAAGTTGAGGGGCTGAAGCGCAAGGTAAACGCCGGAGGGTCGCAGGATCAGAGCGAGAGGATCAGACAGTTGGAGCTTGAGCTTGAAGCTGCACGCTCTTGA
- a CDS encoding Putative P-type ATPase, HAD superfamily, P-type ATPase, transmembrane domain superfamily: protein MAGLIGKGGNKHYPQPINAEDEEQDLETGNFIQERARNNRVEGGAGEGGTNEEYRSLLRYIDTYRDPNAEVEETDAPAAKKVPKWMFWKKAAAEGAGSSGFVTPADWLKTDMKQGLDPAEVERRRKYTGWNELTTEKENMFLKFVGFFRGPILYVMECAAILAFALQDWLDAGLIVAILLLNAAVGWYQEKQAADVVASLKGDIAMKARVIRQGREEEVRARELVPGDIIIIEEGHVVPADCQLICDYENPAGYANYKAELEAQDVLSPRREKFEEGDEENANPQLGHAIVAVDQSAMTGESLAVDKFMTDTCYYTTGCKRGKAFCIVTHGAQASFVGKTASLVQGAQDQGHFKAIMNSIGTTLLALVIIFILAAWIGGFYRSIEVSEEGTSVNLLHYALILLIIGVPIGLPCVTTTTLAVGAAYLAEEKAIVQKLTAIESLAGVDILCSDKTGTLTANQLSVREPFVMEGVDINWMMAVAALASSHNIKALDPIDKITVLTLKRYPKAKELLSDGWKTEKFTPFDPVSKRITTVATHRGVRYTCAKGAPKAVLALTDCTEEQSALFKEKAAEFARRGFRSLAVAVKEEDGPWEMLGMLSLFDPPRSDTGQTILEAQALGLQVKMLTGDAHAIAVETCRMLQLGTKVYNSDKLLHSDMAGTSIHDLCERADGFAEVFPEHKYQVVEMLQQRGHLTAMTGDGVNDAPSLKKSDCGIAVEGATEAAQAAADIVFLAPGLSTIVSAIKLSRQIFQRMKAYIQYRIALCLHLEIYLVTSMIIINETVRADLIVFLALFADLATIAVAYDNAHFEKRPVEWQLPKIWIISIVLGSLLAAGTWILRGTMYIVDGGVIHDYGSIQEILFLEISLTQNWLIFVTRGFETFPSFQLIGAIAAVDVLSILFCVFGWFSGGKGEPASPPSINRYLSENGRTDFVTVCVVFVYSVAVTIVMALVYYVMSNLESLNNMGRKKRSVTDTLIENVLTQLSKVALEHEKDDKGERFYIANRAVVEEG, encoded by the exons ATGGCGGGCTTAATAGGAAAAGGAGGCAACAAGCACTACCCTCAACCCATCAacgccgaggatgaggagcAGGACCTTGAGACCGGCAACTTCATCCAGGAGCGCGCCAGGAACAACCGGGTCGAAGGTGGtgctggcgagggcggtACCAACGAGGAGTACAGATC TCTGCTCCGTTACATCGACACGTACCGGGACCCCAATGCCGAAGTAGAAGAGACGGATGCTCCTGCGGCCAAGAAGGTCCCGAAATGGATGTTCTGGAAgaaggctgccgccgagggcgctgGCTCCAGCGGCTTCGTTACCCCCGCCGACTGGCTCAAGACCGACATGAAGCAGGGTCTCGACCCTGCCGAAGTCGAGCGCCGCAGAAAGTACACCGGCTGGAACGAGCTCACcaccgagaaggagaacaTGTTCCTCAAGTTCGTCGGTTTCTTCCGTGGTCCCATTCTCTACG TCATGGAGTGTGCCGCTatcctcgccttcgccctgCAGGATTGGCTCGATGCCGGTCTGATTGTCGCCATTCTCCTGCTTAACGCCGCTGTCGGTTGGTACCAGGAGaagcaggccgccgacgtcgtcgctTCCCTCAAGGGTGACATCGCCATGAAGGCCCGTGTCATTCGTcagggaagagaggaggaagtccGCGCCCGTGAACTCGTTCCCGGTGATATC ATCATCATTGAGGAAGGCCACGTCGTCCCCGCTGATTGCCAACTGATTTGCGACTACGAGAACCCCGCCGGCTACGCCAACTACAAGGCTgagctcgaggcccaggaTGTCCTGTCCCCTCGCCGCGAGAAGTTCGAGGAGGGTGATGAGGAGAACGCCAACCCCCAGCTCGGAcacgccatcgtcgccgtcgaccagTCTGCCATGACTGGTGAGTCCCTCGCTGTTGACAAGTTCATGACCGACACCTGCTACTACACCACCGGTTGCAAGCGCGGTAAGGCTTTCTGCATCGTCACCCACGGTGCCCAGGCCTCCTTCGTCGGAAAGACCGCTTCCCTTGTCCAGGGCGCCCAGGACCAGGGTCActtcaaggccatcatgaaCTCTATCGGTACTACtctcctcgctctcgtcatcatcttcatcctcgccgcTTGGATTGGTGGTTTCTACCGTTCCATCGAGGTCTCCGAGGAGGGCACTTCCGTCAACCTGCTCCACTACGCCCTGAttctcctcatcatcggTGTCCCCATCGGTCTGCCCTGCgttaccaccaccaccctcgccgtcggtgccgcctacctcgccgaggagaaggccatcgTTCAGAAGCTCACTGCCATCGAGTCCCTGGCTGGTGTCGACATCCTCTGCTCCGACAAGACCGGTACTCTCACCGCCAACCAGCTGTCCGTCCGCGAGCCCTTCGTCATGGAGGGTGTCGACATCAActggatgatggccgtcgccgctctcgCCTCTTCGCACAACATCAAGGCTCTCGACCCCATTGACAAGATCACCGTCCTGACCCTCAAGCGTTACCCCAAGGCTAAGGAGCTCCTGTCCGACGGCTGGAAGACCGAGAAGTTCACCCCCTTCGACCCCGTCTCCAAGCGCATCACCACCGTCGCCACCCACCGCGGCGTCCGCTACACCTGCGCCAAGGGTGCCCCCAAGGCCGTCCTTGCCCTCACCGACTGCACCGAGGAACAGTCCGCTCTCTTCAAGGAGAAGGCTGCTGAGTTTGCCCGCCGTGGTTTCCGTTcgctcgccgttgccgtcaaggaggaggatggccCCTGGGAGATGCTCGGCATGCTGTCCCTCTTCGACCCCCCTCGCAGCGACACCGGCCAGACCATtctcgaggcccaggcccTCGGTCTCCAGGTCAAGATGCTTACTGGTGACGCccacgccatcgccgtcgagaccTGCCGCATGCTCCAGCTCGGCACCAAGGTTTACAACTCGGACAAGCTTCTCCACAGCGACATGGCCGGCACTTCCATCCACGACCTTTGCGAGCGCGCCGACGGTTTCGCCGAGGTGTTCCCCGAGCACAAGTaccaggtcgtcgagatgTTGCAGCAGCGTGGTCACTTGACTGCCATGACTGGTGATGGTGTCAACGACGCTCCCTCCCTGAAGAAGTCCGACTGCGGTatcgccgtcgagggtgccaccgaggccgcccaggctGCTGCCGAtatcgtcttcctcgcccccgGTCTCAGCACCATCGTCTCTGCCATCAAGCTGTCTCGCCAGATTTTCCAGCGCATGAAGGCCTACATCCAGTACCGTATCGCCCTTTGCTTGCACTTGGAGATCTACCTCGTCACCTCTATGATCATCATCAACGAGACTGTCCGCGCCgacctcatcgtcttccttGCCTTGTTCGCTGATTTGGCCACCATCGCCGTTGCC TACGACAACGCTCACTTCGAGAAGCGCCCCGTCGAGTGGCAGCTCCCCAAGATCTGGATTATCTCCATCGTCCTCGGTAgtcttctcgccgccggcacctGGATCCTCCGCGGTACCATGTACATTGTCGACGGTGGTGTCATCCACGACTACGGCTCCATCCAGGagatcctcttcctcgagatCTCCCTGACCCAGAACTGGCTCATCTTTGTCACCCGTGGCTTCGAGACCTTCCCCTCCTTCCAGCTCATCGgtgccatcgccgccgtcgacgtcctgTCCATCCTCTTCTGTGTCTTCGGCTGGTTctccggcggcaagggcgagCCCGCCTCCCCCCCGTCTATCAACCGTTACCTGTCCGAGAACGGCCGCACCGACTTCGTCACTGTCTGCGTTGTCTTCGTGTACTCGGTCGCCGTTACCATCGTCATGGCCCTGGTCTACTACGTCATGTCCAACCTCGAGTCGCTCAACAACATGGGCCGCAAGAAGCGCAGCGTCACCGACACCCTCATTGAGAACGTCCTCACGCAGCTCAGCAAGGTCGCTCTCGAGCAcgagaaggacgacaagGGCGAGCGCTTCTACATTGCCAACCgcgccgttgtcgaggagggctAA
- a CDS encoding Putative transcription factor Ste12, Zinc finger C2H2-type, Zinc finger C2H2 superfamily produces MYSQHAAAGMAPQKPETFMLSTEAQQALPHDAQVALQQVDNLKYFLISAPVDWQPDQYIRRFLLPTGEYVSCVLWNNLFHISGTDIVRCLSFRFQAFGRPVKNSKKFEEGIFSDLRNLKSGTDASLEEPKSPFLDFLYKNNCIRTQKKQKVFYWYSVPHDRLFLDALERDLKREKMGQEATTVAVSEPALSFQYDSSQSLYEQLTKAQQANSSSFNAQQVTFSQSQSTSPIMRPMDNMPPPQMIPQSVAPMSDGMEAMVPYGAMGMPQQMPPQQMVKREPDYGRVQYNQNGVPITQGHQRHASMPAYGLEYSPAPSFVSSQYEDYSNRGISFEPITPPQQALGMAAEPAYIANEETGLYTAIPDHMGGNVNGLNGMIQLPPSNLAGPQFSRAYGSNNVYSVIEGSPTYKQRRRRSSIPPMSAIAAATVHAAAQQQQQQQHQQHQQHQHRHSDLRRSVSASVGPVAEGDESADNSPPGLAYSSSAMSMVSQQHKEMLDLSRHGTPLSTVEGSPALNPMSLQQQDYSHLQHDDMSGDGSMGGAPRPGMQGPNGVVRRARSATVMELGPYPQKSHSCPIPTCGRLFKRLEHLKRHVRTHTQERPYICPYCSKAFSRSDNLAQHKRTHDRGENGEAALNFSGEEEEEYSGEDQLGSLEEASPNSENAYVTASLNGVANGSTPPTSNGMAQSFNSLQTLSMPMTISQPAVNASAIM; encoded by the exons ATGTATTCACAACATGCCGCCGCGGGCATGGCCCCCCAAAAACCAGAGACCTTTATGCTGAGCACCGAGGCCCAGCAAGCATTGCCCCACGACGCTCAGGTTGCTCTGCAGCAGGTTGATAATC TGAAATACTTCCTCATTTCTGCACCCGTCGACTGGCAGCCCGACCAGTACATTCGCAGATTCCTCCTGCCTACAGGCGAATACGTCTCGTGTGTGCTCTGGAACAACCTCTTCCACATCTCCGGAACAGACATTGTCAGGTGTCTCTCTTTCAGATTCCAGGCCTTTGGCCGGCCGGTCAAAAATTCCAAGAAGTTCGAGGAGGGCATCTTCTCCGACCTGAGAAATCTGAAGTCGGGAACTGATGCTTCTCTTGAAGAGCCCAAGAGCCCCTTCCTCGACTTCCTTTACAAGAACAACTGCATCCGGACACAAAAGaagcagaaggtcttctaCTGGTACAGCGTGCCCCACGACAGACTCTttcttgacgccctcgagcggGATTTGAAGCGCGAGAAGATGGGCCAGGAAGccaccaccgtcgccgtcagcgAACCCGCTCTGTCGTTCCAGTACGACTCGTCTCAGTCGCTCTACGAGCAGCTCAccaaggcccagcaggccaACTCGTCCTCCTTCAACGCCCAGCAGGTGACTTTCTCTCAGTCCCAGTCCACCTCTCCTATCATGCGCCCCATGGACaacatgccgccgccgcaaaTGATCCCTCAGTCCGTAGCCCCCATGTCGGACGGCATGGAAGCCATGGTGCCGTACGGAGCGATGGGCATGCCCCAGCAGATGCCCCCGCAGCAAATGGTCAAGAGGGAGCCCGACTACGGTCGCGTCCAGTACAACCAGAACGGTGTCCCCATCACCCAGGGCCACCAGAGACACGCCTCGATGCCCGCCTACGGCCTTGAGTACTCCCCCGCTCCGTCGTTCGTCTCTTCTCAGTACGAGGACTACAGCAACCGGGGCATTTCCTTCGAGCCCATCACGCCGCCTCAGCAAGCTCTGGGCATGGCCGCCGAGCCTGCCTACATTGCTAACGAGGAGACCGGCCTGTACACTGCCATCCCCGACCACATGGGTGGCAACGTCAACGGTCTCAACGGCATGATTCAACTTCCGCCCTCGAACCTTGCTGGCCCTCAATTCTCGAGAGCCTACGGCTCGAACAACGTCTATTCTGTCATTGAAGGATCCCCGACATACAAGCAGAGAAGACGGCGTTCGTCCATCCCTCCAATGTCGGCCATTGCTGCTGCCACTGTCCACGCCGCTgcgcaacagcaacagcaacagcagcaccagcagcaccagcagcaccagcacaGACATTCGGATCTCCGGCGGTCGGTCTCTGCATCGGTCGGCCCTGTGGCTGAAGGCGACGAGTCTGCAGACAACTCCCCACCCGGTCTTGCCTACAGCAGCTCCGCCATGTCCATGGTAAGCCAGCAGCATAAGGAGATGCTCGACCTGTCCCGGCACGGCACCCCGCTGTCCACTGTCGAGGGCAGCCCCGCTCTCAACCCTAtgtccctccagcagcaAGACTACTCCCACCTTCAGCACGATGACATGTCCGGTGACGGTTCTATGGGCGGCGCTCCGCGTCCTGGCATGCAGGGCCCTAACGGCGTCGTCCGCAGAGCCCGCTCCGCGACTGTCATGGAACTTGGACCCTACCCCCAAAAGTCCCACTCCTGCCCTATCCCCACGTGTGGCCGCCTCTTCAAGCGTCTCGAGCACCTCAAGCG ACACGTGAGAACACATACACAAGAAAGACCCTACATCTGCCCTTATTGTAGCAAGGCATTCTCCAGATCAGACAACCTAGCACA ACACAAGCGTACTCATGACCGTGGCGAGAACGGCGAGGCTGCTCTGAACTTCtccggcgaggaggaggaagagtaCTCTGGCGAAGACCAGCTCGGCTCCCTCGAGGAGGCCTCGCCTAACTCGGAGAACGCCTACGTCACCGCTTCGCTCAACGGCGTTGCCAACGGCTCAACACCGCCGACGTCCAACGGCATGGCCCAGTCGTTCAACAGCTTGCAGACGCTCAGCATGCCGATGACAATTAGTCAACCGGCAGTGAACGCGAGCGCCATTATGTGA